The Cetobacterium sp. 8H DNA window TCAACAATCTCAAGAGCTAAGATATCACCAGTCATTCTAGCACCAAGTGCAAGAATATTAGCATCATTGTGCTCTCTTGTAAGTTTAGCCATTGTTGTATTTGAGCAAAGAGCTGCTCTAATACCTTTAAATCTATTTGCAGAAATTGAGATACCAATACCTGTACCACAGATTAAGATACCAAAATCAGCTTCTTTTTCAAGAATAGATTTAGCAACGGCTTTTCCATAAGTTGGATAATCAACAGACTCAGTAGAGTAAGTTCCTTTGTCTAAAATCTCAAAGCCTTTTTTTTCTAGATGACTTTTAATAATTTCTTTTAAAGCAAATCCTCCGTGATCTGCACCTAAAGCTATTTTCATTTATTTACTCCTTAATTGTATAGTATAATTAGTCTTCAAAACCGTGGAAATGAGGGTGACCGTGCTCAATTTCCTCCTCAGTAGCTTCTCTAACATCAGCAACAGTAACATCAAATTTTAAGTTTTTACCAGCAAATGGATGATTTCCATCAGCTACAACAAATTCATCTTCAACACTTGTGATAACAAATGACTGCTCAGAACCATCATCCATATCAGCGATAAAATCTAAACCTTCATAGATATCTTCAAATTCAACAAATTCTGATTTGTCCATTTCTACTACTAATTCTTCATCATATTCTCCGTAACCTTCTTCAGGAGTTAATTCGATAGTTGTTGTGTATCCTTTTTCTTTACCTTCTAAAGCTTCTTCAATAGCTGGAACAAAGTTTCCAAATCCATGGATGTAGAAAAATGGCCCTACTTCTTTTGTATCCTCTAAAAGTTCTCCGTTGTTTTTGTCGTAAACTTTAAACTCAAGTGTTACAACTTTTCCTTCTTCTATTTTCATATAAAACACCTCTCTAAAATCCCTATTAAAATAGGGTTATTTGACACTTAAAAGGATAACATAAATCTTAAGAAATTTCATTAAAAATATTAATTATTTTAAAAACCCCATATTTTTTTTAATTAAAAGAACATTTTTCTCATCAGTTAAGCACTTTAAGAGATAAAAAGCTAAATCAATAGATGTACTAGGCCCCGAAGAAGTAATTATATTTCCAGAGATAACAATATCTTCTCTAACTGGAATAGCACCATAATTTATAAGTTGATTGAAGTATCGATTATTATCTAAAAGATATGTAGTAGCTGGAACATTTTTTAAAAAACCATTAATTGCTAAAGCAAGAGCTCCTGTGCAAATACCAATAACAATTTTATTAGATATAATAAAATGATTTAACAAGGATTTTAACTCTGGAGATTGAATATCATTAAAAAAGCCAGCTTTACCAAATCCTCCAGGAATTATTAAAGCATCAAATTCATCAAGATCTATAGGATCTTTTTTTAAATTTATTTCGGGTATTATTTTTAAATTCCATGTGGCATTAAGTTGCTCATGAATCGCACAAATTTGTGAAAATATCTTTTTATTCCCAATAATATTATTCCAACCGAATACATCTATAAAGGGAGATAATTCAAGGCTTTCAAAGCCATTTGAAACAAAAATTAAAATTTTTTTCATGTTTTATAGTTTTCCTTTCAAAAAATAGTTGACTTAATTTCTAAAAAGCTCTACAATATCTCGTATTTTAAAAGAAATTAATAATGTAGATTATATATTATTTTATAACTTTTTCATATCATTTTTAAGAACAAAATTTATCTAACAAGGAGGTAAGATGACTAAATTAAATCAATATCAAACACCTATATTCTCAACACTGAAGGACGTATATGCAAAAAGAGATATAACTCCTTTTCATGTTCCAGGACATAAGAGAGGAAAGGGAATGGATAAAGAGTTTTACGAGTTTATGGGACCAAATCCCTTCTCAATTGATGTAACTATTTTTAAAATGGTTGATGGATTACACAATCCTAAAAGCTGTATAAAGGAAGCACAAGAATTAGCAGCTGACGCTTATGGAGTAAAAAGAACATTCTTTGCTGTCAACGGAACATCAGGAGCAATTCAAGCTATGATTATGTCTGTTGTAAAACCAGGAGAGAAAATATTAGTCCCAAGAAACGTACATAAATCAGTTTCTGGAGGAATTATTTTAAGTGGATCGTTACCAGTGTATATGAATCCCGAAGTTGACGATGAATTAGGAATAGCTCATGGAGTTAGACCAGAAGTTGTTGAAAACATGTTAAAACAGCATCCAGATACAAAGGCAGTTTTAATTATAAATCCAACATACTACGGAGCGGCAACAGATATTAAAAAAATTGCCGATATAGTTCATAGCTATGATATTCCTTTAATAGTTGATGAGGCTCATGGAGCTCACTTACACTTCCACGAAGAGTTACCAATTTCTGCTATAGATGCAGGGGCAGATATATGTTGTCAAAGTACACATAAAATAATTGGAGCGATGACTCAAATGTCAATGCTACATGTAAATTCTTCAAGAGTTGATGCAAATAGAATTCAACAAATTTTAAGTTTGTTACATACAACATCACCATCTTATCCTTTAATGGCTTCATTAGATTGTGCAAGAAGACAGATAGCAACAGAAGGAAGAGAGTTGTTAACAAGAACATTAAAACTATCTAGAGATTTAAGAGCTGAAATAAATAAAATACCAGGAATTTTCTCTTTCGGAAAAGAGATTGTTGGAAGATATGGGATTCATGATTTCGATGAGACAAAACTTTCAATCTCTGCAAGAGAGTTAGGACTAACTGGTTTCGAATTAGAAACACTTCTAGTAGATGACTACAATATTCAAGTAGAACTTTCAGATTTCTATAATGTTTTAGGATTAGTGACATTAGGAGACGATGAAGTAAGTACAGGTAAACTATTAGATGCATTAAAAGATATTAGCAAAAGATTCTTTGGAAAAGGGAAAAAAATAGGTGAATCAGTTGGGAAAATGCCAACAGTTCCTGAAGCAGTTTTAATTCCAAGAGAGGCTTTCTATAGTGAAAATAACAGAGTTAAATTCTTAGAAAGTGAAAATAAAATATGCGCTGAAATGATTATGGCTTATCCGCCAGGAATTCCTGTAATAACTCCTGGAGAAAGAATAACAAAAGAGATAATAAACTATGTTCAAAATCTAAAAGCTGCGAAGTTACATGTTCAAGGAATGGAAGATCCTGAATTAGAATATATTAGAGTTATAGATGAAGAAGATGCTGTGTATCTATATACAGAAAAAATGAAAAACAAAATGTTTGCTGTTCCAATGAACTTAGGAGCGAATAAAGCTGGTATAGAGTTCGGACCAGAAGTTTTAGAAGAGTATTTCCCAGATACATTTGGTGAAATGACATATATAGATGTAGAAAAACAAAGAGAGAATTTTAATGAGTGGTCATTAAAATATAAAAATACAATACTTCATACTTGTGAAAAGTTAGCATCAGCAGTTAATGAAGCTGTAAGAGATGGATATAGACCAATAACAATAGGTGGAGACCATTCAATAGCTTTAGGTTCAATTTCTGGGGTTGCACTAGAAAAAGAGGTTGGAGTAGTATGGATTGATGCTCATGGAGATATGAATACAGATGAATCAACAATGTCTGGAAATATTCATGGAATGCCATTAGCTCTTTTACAAGGTGCTGGAGATAGAGACTTAGTAAACTGTTTCTATGAAGGAGCTAAAATTGATAGCAAAAATGTTGTAATTTTAGGTGCTAGAGATTTAGATGTAAAAGAAAGAGAAGTTATTGAAGAACTTGGTGTAAAAGTAATTCCTTATGACGAAGTTGTTCATAAAGGACTAGAAAATGTTTTAGATGAGATAAGAGACTATTTAAAAATAGACAATATCCATATAAGTTTCGACGTAGATTCTGTAGATCCAGAGTTTGCACCTGGAGTAAGCACACCTGTAAGAAATGGGTTTACACCTGAAGAGATGTTCAAAACATTTAGATTTTTATTCAAAAACTATTCTATAACATCTGTTGATATTGTAGAATATAATCCAGTAAATGATAAAAATGAAAAGACAATGAATTTTGTAAATGATTTAGCGGAGTTCGTACTAAATCCAAATATATAGAGGTGTAGAATGAAAAAGGCGGTATTAGCTGATTTAGAGGGAAATTATTCAACGTATAGCAAGAGTTTTAAAAAAATTGTAGACTTTATAAAACATAATCAAAGTATAGTTTCTTTTATTTCAATAAATGAACTTGCAAAAGAGACTGGAACAAGTCCTGCTACAATAACAAGATTTTCAAAAAGTTTAGGGTTTAAAGGTTACCCAGATTTTCAAAGAGTTTTTCAAAAAGATGTTGAGATATCAACTTCTCAAATGAAAGAGTTTAGACAAGAGATAGATTCTTCTGACGAGGATGGAATTCTTTTAGAAATTATAAATACAAATATAGAACTTTTAGAAGGAATGGATACAGTAGCGATTGAGTCTCAGCTTGAAAAAGCTATGGAGATGATAAAAGAAAGTAGAAAATTATACATACTAGGTGCAAGAGGGTCATACGCATTAGCTTATTATTTATACTTTATGCTAAAAGAATTAAGAGAAGACGTAGAATTAATGATTTCTGGAGCTTCAGATTTCACTGATAGACTTCTTTATTCTAAACCAGATGATTTGTTATTCACAATATCTTTTCATCCATATACAAACTTTACATGTCAAGTTACAGAATTTTTTAAAGAACAAGGTAATAAAATTATAACTATGACAGATAAAAAAGACTCTATATTAGGTAATATGTCTGATTTAGTAATCACTACTAAAAATGGTGGAAAAGCTTATACATTTGTTCCTGGAATTGTAATTTTAAATGCATTGCTTTTAAAATTTGGAAGGGAAAATAAAGATGAAAGCATTGAAAAATTAGATAAGTTAAAAAACATAACTGATAGATTTAACATATATCAAAGATAAATAAAAAGAGAGCTTAAGCTCTCTTTTTATCTTTGATATTTTAATTTTAAAAATAATTGATCAATATTTCTTAAAAAAAGACCCACAAAAAGTAATGGAAACAAGTAAAACTTAGCTGAATAGTCCACTAACATATTATTGCTATTTTTTCTTTCTAACATTTGATTTTGTCACCCCTTTTATTTACAGAATAGATTATATACCACTTTAAGTATTTAATCAAGAAATAAATAAAAAACTTGAGTTGTAAATTAAAGTGTGATAGAATAGTGAATCAAAAGTTCTCTAAAATAGTAATAGTATACTAAAAAAAAGAACAATTTTAAAGGAGAGATTTTATGAAACAAAACTTAGAAAAAAGATATGGATTTTCAGTAGCCTTTTCTATGGTTGTTGGAATTGTTATAGGTATTGGAATATTCTTTAAAGCCAATCAAATATTAACAGCCTCAAAAATGAACCCTAAAATAGCTATAGCAGCTTGGATTTTAGGAGGAGTAATATCAATACTTTCAGGATTAACGGCAGCCGAAGTGGGGGCAGCAATTCCTGAAACTGGTGGAATGATTGCTTGGATAAAAAGAATATATGGAAAGAGAATAGCATTTTTAGTGGGATGGGCTCAATTAATCATATATTTTCCGGCACTAATAGGACTAATAGCATACTATTTTGCAGTATTTACGGGAAGTTTTTTGAATGTAGATCCTTCAAATACAAAGTTTTTAGGAATAACAGCCTTTTTAGCAATAAGTTTCTTATATGCAATTAATATATTTACGAAAAGTGTTGGAGGAAAAATTCAAACGTTTGCAACAGCAGCTAAAATTATACCACTGCTATTAATAACTGTATTTGGATTTCTTTCAACAAATAACTCTGAAGGTATATTTTATATGACAGAAACAACTAAAGTAGTAACGTCAGAATCACCGTTAATTTTACTAGGTTTATCTCTTGTACCAGTAATGTTTGCATTTGATGGTTGGATATATGTTGGAACTATAGCAGGAGATTTAAAAAATGTAAAAAAAGATCTTCCTAAAGCTATAATTTTAGGACTAGGATTTATAGCAATATTTTATGTTCTTTTAAATGTTGCTCTATTAAATGTATTTACATCAGAAGAGCTTGTTAAGTTAGGAATGTTTGGAGTTGCTACTGAGCTATTTGGATCGATGGGAGCAAAATTCATATTCTTAGGAATAATGATTTCAGCTTTTGGTGGTTTAAATGGAATGATTTTAGCATCAACTAGAATACCATATACTTTGGCTATTGAAGGGAATTTACCTAAAAAAGAATTTTTTGGAAAGATTGATGAAGTGCACAAGCAACCAATAAATTCATCAATAATAATGTATGCACTGTCTACAGTATACTTAGTAGCAATGATATTAACTGGAAATCCAGATGTATTTGGAGATATTCCGGTAGCATTATTCTGGTTATTCTATTGTTTAGTATTCTTTGGATTATTTATCTTAAGAAAAAGAGAGCCTAATTTAGAGAGACCATACGTAGTTCCGTTTTACCCAATTGTTCCAATTTTAGCATTAATAGGTGGAGTATCTATATTCATATATGCAGCTATATCAAACCCTACATATATGGGAATATCAGTTGCTTTAACATTGACAGGACTATTTATTTATAGAGAAAATAAATAATATAAAAAGAGCATTCACTTTGGACTAATCTCCAAAAATGAATGCTCTTTATTTTTCTTTATAAACTTATAGGAAAGTTAAACCTAAAGTTATGATAATTCCAGAATAGATTGTTATAATAACACCATATCCCATGATATCTTTCGCTCCAAGTTTTGCTATTCCAAGGGCAGGAAGAGCCCAGAATGGTTGGATCATATTTGTCCAAGCATCTCCCCAAGCAATAGCCATTCCTGTTTTGGCTGCAGAAACTCCCAGTTCTAAACTAGCAGGCATCATGATGGGAGCTTGAACTGCCCATTGCCCACCACCAGAAGGAACAAAGAAGTTTACGATTCCTGCACTTAAGAAAGTTAAACCAGGAAAAGAAAGAGCACTCGATGAACTGATAAAACTTTGAGAAATAATACCTGCAAGTGAAGCTCCTTCAATATTTTGTCCAACCATCATTCCCATTATACCTGCATAGAATGGGAACTGCAATATAATACCAGAAGCTCCTTTACAAGCATTTCCAAAAGCAAATAAAAGATTTTTAGGTGTTCTGTGAGCAACAATAGCTGTAATCAAGAAAATCATATTAACAATATTTAAATTTAAATCAAATCCTTTTTGCATAAAGTATCCAATAATATAAGTATATCCTAAAGCACCAATAATCATATTAACAACAGGACTATTTTCAATTTTATCGGCTGGTGTCATATTGGTTTTATCTATGATGACAGGATTTACATCATCTTCAAGAAGAGCTGGATCCACTTGAAATACATCTTCTATATTTTTAGGGTGCATTGCTGCATTTAATAAAGGTAGTGTAAATAGAAGTGTAAAAAGAATAATTAAGTTATATGATGAAAAAAGAGTTTGTGTTGTAGATATACCATCATTTAAAGCTCCAGCAGTAGCTTTAGATAGGTTTCCAGAAGCAAGTGTTAATGGAATTGAACCAGATATTCCACCATGCCAAAGCAAAAATCCTGAGTATGCTGATGCAATAAGAAGTCTATAATCAACACCTTTAACTTTTTTTGCAATCTCTTTAGCATAGATGGCTCCAATAACTAGACCAAATCCCCAGTTTAAAATACATGCAACCCCTGATACAAAAGTTACATACATAATAGCTTGAAGTGGGGATTTAGGTAAATCCGAAAGTTTATTTAAAACTTTTTTAAATAATGGAGCAGTAGCAAGAGTGTGACCTGTAACTAAAACCATAACCATTTGCATTGAAAAAGAAAGTAAAGACCAAACACCATTTCCCCAGTGCATAGCTACAGAAAAGGGAGTTTGTTTAGTCATAAGCGTAGTTGCAGCAAAAACTATAAAAGTAAGAATGGCCGCAAATAAAAATGCGTCAGGAAGATATTTTTGCATAATTGTAACACATAATTGTGTAAACTTTTCAAATAGATTCAAAGATTTTTTATTATTAATTGTCGTATTTTTCAATTTAAGAACCCCCAAAAATTATTTTAAAAAACAAAGGAGGATTACCCCTCCTTGTTTTTTTGAAAATATTATTTTTCAGCTTTAGCTTTTCTGATCTCTTCAATTAAGTAAGGTATAGTTTTTCCTAAATCAGTAACAAGTCCTAAATCTGCTGAACCAAATATAGGTGCTGATTTATCCTTATTTACAGCAATAATATATTCTGATTCTTCCATTCCTGCTAAGTGCTGTATCGCTCCAGAAATTCCAAATGCAAAATATACATCCGGTCTAACTGTTTTTCCAGTCTGCCCAACTTGTCTATCATGACTTACAATTCCAGCATCAACAAGTGCTCTAGATGCAGATGCAACTCCTCCTAACTCATTAGCTAAAAGCTCCAAGTTATCAAAACCATTTTGAGCTCCAACTCCTCTTCCACCTGAAACAAGAATCTTAGCTTCAGTTATATCCACTTTAGCTTTAGCTTCTTTTATTATATTTAAAACTTTAACTTTCATTTTAGAGTGGTCAAAATTAACTTTAAAATTAAGAACAGCTCCTTGTCTATTTTCATCTTTAGATAATCTAGTCATTACTCCAGGTCTAACTGTGGACATCTGCGGTCTGTGATCAGGACAAATGATTGTAGCCATTAGGTTTCCACCAAAAGCTGGTCTTGTCATCAGTAGCTCTCTATTTTCTCCAATCTCTAACATTGTACAGTCTGCAGTAAGTCCAGTTTCACATCTTGAAGATATTCTTGGTCCTAAATCTCTTCCTAAAGTTGTCGCTCCGATAAGAACTACCTCAGGTTTTTTGTTGTTTATTACAGCAGTAAAAGCTTGAGTATAAGCTTCAGTATCATAGATTGATAACTCTTTAGAATCAACTACAACAACCTCATCAGCACCATATGCAATCAAGTCCTTTACTAGGTGTTCAACGTTATATCCTAAAAGAACAGCTGTCACTTTTTCACCTAAAGATGCGGCTAACTCTTTTCCTTTTCCAATCAATTCTAATCCAACGTTTTGTAGTACTCCCTCTCTTTGCTCAGCAAAAACAAGGATCCCTTTATATTCATTTAAATTCATGACATTCTCCTCTTGTTTTAAAATATTAGATTACAAATTTTTCTTTTAATTTATCAACGATAATTTTTGCTGCCTCTTGAGGGTCAACTTCATAAAGTTGTCCAACCGCTTTAATACCTTTAGTAAACGATTTTTTAACTTTTGTAGGCGATCCGTTTAATCCAAGTTTTGTTTCATCTATATCAGATAATCTATCCACTCCCCAAATTTCAACCTCTTTATCGAATGCATCTACAATATTTTTAACATTCATGTATCTTGGTTTATTAGCTTCTGCTAAAACAGTCATTAAACAAGGAGTCTCAACTTGTAATAACATGTATCCTTCCTCTGTTGATCTTTTAACTTCAAATGTTTTCTTTCCATCAAATTCAATATCTTTTACATATGTAATTTGAGGAACATTTAAAAACTCAGCAATTTGTGGTCCTACTTGCGCAGTATCTCCATCGATAGCTTGTCTACCCGCAATTATTAAATCATAATCTAATTCACTAAGTGCAGCAGAAATAGCGTGTGATGTAGCTAAAGTATCCGCTCCTGCAAACTTTCTATCTGTTAAAAGAATAGCTCTATCTACTCCCATAGCAATCGCTTCTCTAAGAGCTGCATCTGCTTGAAGAGGTCCCATTGTAATTGCTGTTATATGCGCTCCAAATTTATCTTTTAATTTTAATGCTTCTTCTAATCCACCCTTATCATCTGGATTTATTATACTAGGAACTCCATCTCTGATAAGTGTTCCTTTTACAGGATCTAATCTAATCTCTGTAGTATCAGGTACTTGTTTTATACACACAACTATATTCATTTTGTTTATTCCTCCCAATTTACTTTAGTAATGATCCTGCGATAACCATTCTTTGTACTTCTGAAGTTCCTTCATAAATTTCAGTAATCTTAGCGTCTCTCATCATTCTTTCAACAGGATATTCTCTAGTATATCCGTATCCACCGTGTAATTGAACAGCTTTTGTTGTAACATCCATTGCAGCTTCAGCAGCAAATAGTTTTGCTGTAGCAGCATCCAATGAATAGTTTTCTTTTCTAGATTTTTTCCATGCAGCTTTATAAACAAGATGTTTTGCAGCTTCCACTTTAGCGTACATATCAGCTATTTGGAACTGAGTATTTTGGAATTTAGAAAGAGGTTTTCCAAATTGTTTTCTCTCACAAACATATTTAACAGTTTCATCTAAAGCTCCACCAGCAATACCTAAAGCTTGAGCAGCAATTCCAATTCTTCCTCCATCAAGGGTCATCATTGCAATTTTAAATCCTTTTCCAATAGCTCCAAGAATATTATCTTTAGGAATTCTACAATCTTCAAATATTAACTCACAAGTTGCAGATCCTTTAATTCCAAGTTTTTTCTCTTTTTTACCAACAGAGAATCCAGGAGTATCAGCTTCAACAATAAATGATGTGATACCTTTTAATCCTAAAGACTTATCTGTCATAGCAAATATAATATAAACATGAGCATAACCAGCATTAGTTATAAATATTTTAGAACCGTTTAATACCCATTCATTAGTTTTTTCATCAAACCATGCAGTTGTTTGTTGTCCTGCAGCGTCAGTTCCAGCGTTAGGTTCAGTTAATCCAAAAGCCCCAACCCATTCACCAGAAGCCATCTTAGGAAGATACTTTTGCTTTTGCTCTTCAGTACCAAATTCTAAAATAGGTGCAACACCTAAAGATGTATGAGCAGAAAGAATAACACCTGTAGTACCACAAACTTTTGAAAGTTCTTCAACAGCCATAGTATACATGATCTGGTCTCCACCTGCACCACCATATTGTTTAGGTACAGTAATTCCCATCATTCCAATTTTACTCATTTTTTCAACTGTTTCAACCGGGAATCTTTCTTCCTCATCAATTTCAGCAGCAAGAGGTTTCACTTCATTTTCAGCAAAAGAAGTTATCATTTGCTTAAAAAGTTCTTGCGATTTAGTTAATGTAAAATCCATTTGTTTCCTCCTAATTTTAATTTATTAAATATTCTTAAGAATTATAGCCGTTCCCATTCCTCCACCTATACAAAGACTAGCTAGACCATAATTTGAATTTCTTTTTTTCATTTCATGAATTAAAGTTGTAGTTATTCTAGCACCGCTAGCACCAACGGGGTGACCAAGTGCAATCGCTCCACCATTGACATTTGTTTTATCATTGAACCAAGCTGGATCAATAGAGTACATTTCAGAAACTTCTTTTATAACTCCAAGTGATTGAACAGCAAAAGCTTCATTAAGCTCTAACAAATCCATTTGTTCAAGAGTTAATCCAGTTTTATCTAAAACGTTTTTAATGGCAGGAACAGGTCCTAGTCCCATCACTAAAGGATCAACACCACCTTGACCAACACCTACAATTTCAACTAATGGTTTTAAGTTATATTTTTTAATAGCTTCTTCAGAAGCGATTAAAAGAATTGCAGCCCCATCATTTATACCAGAAGAGTTTCCTGCAGTAACAGCTCCATCTTTTTTAAATGCAGGT harbors:
- a CDS encoding aminotransferase class I/II-fold pyridoxal phosphate-dependent enzyme encodes the protein MTKLNQYQTPIFSTLKDVYAKRDITPFHVPGHKRGKGMDKEFYEFMGPNPFSIDVTIFKMVDGLHNPKSCIKEAQELAADAYGVKRTFFAVNGTSGAIQAMIMSVVKPGEKILVPRNVHKSVSGGIILSGSLPVYMNPEVDDELGIAHGVRPEVVENMLKQHPDTKAVLIINPTYYGAATDIKKIADIVHSYDIPLIVDEAHGAHLHFHEELPISAIDAGADICCQSTHKIIGAMTQMSMLHVNSSRVDANRIQQILSLLHTTSPSYPLMASLDCARRQIATEGRELLTRTLKLSRDLRAEINKIPGIFSFGKEIVGRYGIHDFDETKLSISARELGLTGFELETLLVDDYNIQVELSDFYNVLGLVTLGDDEVSTGKLLDALKDISKRFFGKGKKIGESVGKMPTVPEAVLIPREAFYSENNRVKFLESENKICAEMIMAYPPGIPVITPGERITKEIINYVQNLKAAKLHVQGMEDPELEYIRVIDEEDAVYLYTEKMKNKMFAVPMNLGANKAGIEFGPEVLEEYFPDTFGEMTYIDVEKQRENFNEWSLKYKNTILHTCEKLASAVNEAVRDGYRPITIGGDHSIALGSISGVALEKEVGVVWIDAHGDMNTDESTMSGNIHGMPLALLQGAGDRDLVNCFYEGAKIDSKNVVILGARDLDVKEREVIEELGVKVIPYDEVVHKGLENVLDEIRDYLKIDNIHISFDVDSVDPEFAPGVSTPVRNGFTPEEMFKTFRFLFKNYSITSVDIVEYNPVNDKNEKTMNFVNDLAEFVLNPNI
- a CDS encoding acyl-CoA dehydrogenase is translated as MDFTLTKSQELFKQMITSFAENEVKPLAAEIDEEERFPVETVEKMSKIGMMGITVPKQYGGAGGDQIMYTMAVEELSKVCGTTGVILSAHTSLGVAPILEFGTEEQKQKYLPKMASGEWVGAFGLTEPNAGTDAAGQQTTAWFDEKTNEWVLNGSKIFITNAGYAHVYIIFAMTDKSLGLKGITSFIVEADTPGFSVGKKEKKLGIKGSATCELIFEDCRIPKDNILGAIGKGFKIAMMTLDGGRIGIAAQALGIAGGALDETVKYVCERKQFGKPLSKFQNTQFQIADMYAKVEAAKHLVYKAAWKKSRKENYSLDAATAKLFAAEAAMDVTTKAVQLHGGYGYTREYPVERMMRDAKITEIYEGTSEVQRMVIAGSLLK
- a CDS encoding peptidylprolyl isomerase, whose amino-acid sequence is MKIEEGKVVTLEFKVYDKNNGELLEDTKEVGPFFYIHGFGNFVPAIEEALEGKEKGYTTTIELTPEEGYGEYDEELVVEMDKSEFVEFEDIYEGLDFIADMDDGSEQSFVITSVEDEFVVADGNHPFAGKNLKFDVTVADVREATEEEIEHGHPHFHGFED
- a CDS encoding electron transfer flavoprotein subunit alpha/FixB family protein is translated as MNLNEYKGILVFAEQREGVLQNVGLELIGKGKELAASLGEKVTAVLLGYNVEHLVKDLIAYGADEVVVVDSKELSIYDTEAYTQAFTAVINNKKPEVVLIGATTLGRDLGPRISSRCETGLTADCTMLEIGENRELLMTRPAFGGNLMATIICPDHRPQMSTVRPGVMTRLSKDENRQGAVLNFKVNFDHSKMKVKVLNIIKEAKAKVDITEAKILVSGGRGVGAQNGFDNLELLANELGGVASASRALVDAGIVSHDRQVGQTGKTVRPDVYFAFGISGAIQHLAGMEESEYIIAVNKDKSAPIFGSADLGLVTDLGKTIPYLIEEIRKAKAEK
- a CDS encoding MurR/RpiR family transcriptional regulator, with translation MKKAVLADLEGNYSTYSKSFKKIVDFIKHNQSIVSFISINELAKETGTSPATITRFSKSLGFKGYPDFQRVFQKDVEISTSQMKEFRQEIDSSDEDGILLEIINTNIELLEGMDTVAIESQLEKAMEMIKESRKLYILGARGSYALAYYLYFMLKELREDVELMISGASDFTDRLLYSKPDDLLFTISFHPYTNFTCQVTEFFKEQGNKIITMTDKKDSILGNMSDLVITTKNGGKAYTFVPGIVILNALLLKFGRENKDESIEKLDKLKNITDRFNIYQR
- a CDS encoding short-chain fatty acid transporter, translating into MKNTTINNKKSLNLFEKFTQLCVTIMQKYLPDAFLFAAILTFIVFAATTLMTKQTPFSVAMHWGNGVWSLLSFSMQMVMVLVTGHTLATAPLFKKVLNKLSDLPKSPLQAIMYVTFVSGVACILNWGFGLVIGAIYAKEIAKKVKGVDYRLLIASAYSGFLLWHGGISGSIPLTLASGNLSKATAGALNDGISTTQTLFSSYNLIILFTLLFTLPLLNAAMHPKNIEDVFQVDPALLEDDVNPVIIDKTNMTPADKIENSPVVNMIIGALGYTYIIGYFMQKGFDLNLNIVNMIFLITAIVAHRTPKNLLFAFGNACKGASGIILQFPFYAGIMGMMVGQNIEGASLAGIISQSFISSSSALSFPGLTFLSAGIVNFFVPSGGGQWAVQAPIMMPASLELGVSAAKTGMAIAWGDAWTNMIQPFWALPALGIAKLGAKDIMGYGVIITIYSGIIITLGLTFL
- a CDS encoding electron transfer flavoprotein subunit beta/FixA family protein; the protein is MNIVVCIKQVPDTTEIRLDPVKGTLIRDGVPSIINPDDKGGLEEALKLKDKFGAHITAITMGPLQADAALREAIAMGVDRAILLTDRKFAGADTLATSHAISAALSELDYDLIIAGRQAIDGDTAQVGPQIAEFLNVPQITYVKDIEFDGKKTFEVKRSTEEGYMLLQVETPCLMTVLAEANKPRYMNVKNIVDAFDKEVEIWGVDRLSDIDETKLGLNGSPTKVKKSFTKGIKAVGQLYEVDPQEAAKIIVDKLKEKFVI
- a CDS encoding APC family permease — translated: MKQNLEKRYGFSVAFSMVVGIVIGIGIFFKANQILTASKMNPKIAIAAWILGGVISILSGLTAAEVGAAIPETGGMIAWIKRIYGKRIAFLVGWAQLIIYFPALIGLIAYYFAVFTGSFLNVDPSNTKFLGITAFLAISFLYAINIFTKSVGGKIQTFATAAKIIPLLLITVFGFLSTNNSEGIFYMTETTKVVTSESPLILLGLSLVPVMFAFDGWIYVGTIAGDLKNVKKDLPKAIILGLGFIAIFYVLLNVALLNVFTSEELVKLGMFGVATELFGSMGAKFIFLGIMISAFGGLNGMILASTRIPYTLAIEGNLPKKEFFGKIDEVHKQPINSSIIMYALSTVYLVAMILTGNPDVFGDIPVALFWLFYCLVFFGLFILRKREPNLERPYVVPFYPIVPILALIGGVSIFIYAAISNPTYMGISVALTLTGLFIYRENK
- a CDS encoding DJ-1/PfpI family protein; this encodes MKKILIFVSNGFESLELSPFIDVFGWNNIIGNKKIFSQICAIHEQLNATWNLKIIPEINLKKDPIDLDEFDALIIPGGFGKAGFFNDIQSPELKSLLNHFIISNKIVIGICTGALALAINGFLKNVPATTYLLDNNRYFNQLINYGAIPVREDIVISGNIITSSGPSTSIDLAFYLLKCLTDEKNVLLIKKNMGFLK
- the rpiB gene encoding ribose 5-phosphate isomerase B, translated to MKIALGADHGGFALKEIIKSHLEKKGFEILDKGTYSTESVDYPTYGKAVAKSILEKEADFGILICGTGIGISISANRFKGIRAALCSNTTMAKLTREHNDANILALGARMTGDILALEIVDEFLRTKFEGGRHSTRIEAIEL